A genome region from Ottowia testudinis includes the following:
- a CDS encoding GNAT family N-acetyltransferase → MDTRPPIDIAPAQGAEQLEATRALFREYAAQLGVDLCFQGFEQELATLPGDYAAPRGALLLAWVDGELAGCCGLRPIDDVDYPNAAEMKRLFVRKAFRGFGLGRQLAEAILVCAVQLGYDSVLLDTLDDMESARALYEDLGFEEIPPYYHNPLPGAHYLRADLRP, encoded by the coding sequence ATGGACACGCGACCCCCGATAGACATTGCCCCGGCTCAGGGTGCCGAACAACTTGAGGCGACGCGCGCGCTGTTTCGTGAATACGCCGCGCAACTCGGTGTCGATCTGTGTTTTCAGGGCTTTGAGCAAGAGCTGGCCACGCTGCCGGGCGACTACGCGGCGCCGCGCGGTGCGCTGTTGCTGGCGTGGGTCGATGGCGAGCTGGCCGGCTGCTGCGGGCTGCGTCCCATCGACGATGTCGATTACCCGAATGCCGCCGAGATGAAACGCTTGTTCGTGCGCAAGGCGTTTCGTGGTTTCGGCCTGGGGCGCCAGCTGGCCGAGGCGATTCTGGTCTGCGCCGTGCAGCTCGGCTACGACAGCGTGCTGCTGGACACGCTGGACGACATGGAATCGGCGCGCGCCCTGTACGAAGACCTGGGCTTCGAAGAAATTCCGCCCTACTACCACAACCCGCTGCCGGGGGCGCACTATCTGAGAGCCGATCTGCGCCCTTGA
- a CDS encoding PTS sugar transporter subunit IIA, which yields MNAVLLVTHAPLANALRAGALHVFPDAAGDILALDVQPDATPEESLRQAQALIAGLGGRPVLVLTDVFGATPCNVAQRLTDGDRARLLAGVNLPMLLRAVSYRGEPLDVMAQRALAGGVQGVMPVAGAAPQNQSRRATNDQDRHDHQQ from the coding sequence ATGAATGCCGTTTTGCTGGTCACCCACGCGCCGCTGGCGAACGCGCTGCGCGCGGGCGCGCTGCATGTTTTCCCCGACGCGGCCGGCGACATCCTGGCGCTCGACGTGCAGCCCGACGCAACGCCGGAAGAAAGCCTGCGCCAGGCCCAGGCGCTGATCGCGGGCTTGGGCGGCAGGCCGGTGCTGGTGCTGACCGACGTGTTTGGCGCCACCCCGTGCAACGTGGCGCAGCGCCTGACCGATGGCGACCGCGCGCGGCTGCTGGCCGGCGTCAACCTGCCGATGCTGCTGCGCGCCGTCAGCTACCGTGGCGAGCCGCTGGACGTGATGGCCCAGCGCGCCCTGGCCGGCGGAGTGCAAGGGGTCATGCCGGTGGCCGGCGCCGCGCCGCAAAATCAGTCCCGAAGAGCCACGAATGATCAAGACCGACACGACCATCAGCAATAA
- a CDS encoding cytochrome b/b6 domain-containing protein: MNAVRIWDLPTRLFHWALAACVIALVATAKIGGDAMNWHFRLGYAVFTLLLFRLLWGLVGGHWSRFASFLPTPGRLARYLGGRATAADTAGHSPLGALSVLTMLTVLSLQVATGLFTDDEIAFAGPLTALVPGSVVSTATTWHKSWGQYLVLGLVLLHVLAIIAYRLRQQDLVTPMVRGDKQLAAAVQATRDNAGTRLLALGLLAACAGVVYWVVQLGQQPMLG; this comes from the coding sequence ATGAACGCCGTCCGCATCTGGGACTTGCCGACCCGCCTGTTCCATTGGGCGCTGGCGGCCTGCGTGATCGCGCTCGTCGCAACCGCCAAAATCGGCGGCGACGCGATGAACTGGCACTTTCGGCTGGGTTACGCGGTGTTCACGCTGCTGCTGTTCCGTCTGCTGTGGGGATTGGTGGGTGGCCACTGGTCGCGCTTTGCCAGTTTTCTCCCGACGCCCGGGCGGCTGGCACGCTATCTGGGCGGACGCGCCACGGCGGCCGACACGGCAGGCCACAGCCCGCTCGGCGCGCTGTCGGTGCTGACCATGCTGACCGTGCTGTCGTTGCAGGTGGCCACGGGCCTCTTCACCGACGACGAGATCGCCTTCGCCGGGCCGCTGACGGCACTCGTGCCAGGCAGCGTGGTGTCAACAGCCACCACCTGGCACAAGTCCTGGGGCCAGTACTTGGTTCTCGGCCTGGTGCTGCTGCACGTATTGGCCATCATCGCCTACCGGCTGCGCCAGCAGGACTTGGTCACGCCGATGGTGCGGGGCGACAAGCAGCTGGCTGCAGCTGTGCAGGCAACGCGCGACAACGCAGGCACGCGGCTGCTGGCCTTGGGGCTGCTGGCGGCGTGCGCCGGCGTGGTGTACTGGGTGGTGCAGCTCGGCCAGCAGCCGATGCTGGGATAG
- a CDS encoding TlpA disulfide reductase family protein, translating to MISIPRPITARVSALLLAAAATLTGCGQEPAPESTFVLLDGSKQTTAGMKGKVTLVNFWATSCTTCVAEMPQIGATYDKYKGRGYDTLAVAMQYDPPSYVVNFAETRKLPFKVAIDNTGQVAQAWGDVKLTPTTYIVNKQGQIVKKYVGAPNFDELHKLIEKLLAEA from the coding sequence ATGATTTCCATACCTCGCCCGATCACAGCTCGTGTATCTGCGTTGCTGCTGGCGGCTGCCGCCACCTTGACCGGCTGCGGCCAGGAGCCGGCACCCGAATCCACCTTCGTGCTGCTCGACGGCAGCAAGCAGACCACGGCCGGCATGAAGGGCAAGGTCACACTGGTCAACTTCTGGGCCACCAGCTGCACCACCTGCGTGGCCGAGATGCCGCAGATCGGCGCCACCTATGACAAGTACAAAGGCAGAGGCTACGACACGCTGGCGGTGGCCATGCAGTACGACCCGCCAAGCTATGTGGTCAACTTTGCCGAAACACGCAAGCTGCCCTTCAAGGTGGCCATCGACAACACCGGCCAAGTGGCACAGGCCTGGGGCGACGTCAAGCTCACGCCCACCACCTACATCGTCAACAAGCAGGGCCAGATCGTGAAGAAGTACGTTGGCGCGCCCAACTTCGACGAGTTGCACAAGCTGATCGAGAAGCTGCTGGCCGAGGCTTGA
- a CDS encoding CaiB/BaiF CoA transferase family protein — protein sequence MNSLDGIRVLDLSRVLAGPWCTQTLADLGADVIKIERPGTGDDTRSWGPPFLPAADGRESHESAYYLGANRNKRSVTCDIAQAEGQALVRALAEHCDVFIENFKVGDMARYGLDYDSLKAINPRLVYCSLTGFGQTGPYAPRAGYDYIIQGMGGLMSVTGERDDLGGGPQKVGVAVADLFTGMYATVGILAALRHAERTGEGQHLDMALLDTQVAMLANLGANYLVSDSAPGRMGNAHQNIVPYQVFEVAPRPDGGKDFIILAVGNDGQYAKFCEVAGRPDLASDPRYVKNADRVRHRADLVPLLEAVMKTRPKADWLTALEAAKVPCGAINNLDEVFADPQVQARGMVTRWQHTLRADLPLVSSPIKLEKTPVRTGRPPPMLGQHTDEVLAELLGLGVTRLAALRDRKII from the coding sequence ATGAACTCACTAGACGGCATCCGCGTTCTCGACCTCTCCCGCGTGCTGGCGGGCCCATGGTGCACGCAAACCCTGGCCGATCTGGGCGCCGACGTGATCAAGATCGAGCGCCCCGGCACCGGCGACGACACGCGCAGCTGGGGCCCGCCCTTTCTGCCCGCCGCCGACGGCCGCGAATCGCACGAATCGGCCTATTACCTGGGCGCCAACCGCAACAAGCGCTCGGTCACCTGCGACATTGCCCAAGCCGAAGGCCAGGCGCTGGTGCGCGCGCTGGCCGAGCATTGCGACGTGTTCATCGAGAACTTCAAGGTCGGCGACATGGCGCGCTACGGCCTCGATTACGACAGCCTCAAGGCCATCAACCCGCGCCTGGTGTACTGCAGCCTGACCGGCTTCGGCCAGACCGGGCCGTATGCGCCGCGCGCGGGCTACGACTACATCATCCAGGGCATGGGCGGGCTGATGAGCGTGACCGGCGAGCGCGACGATTTAGGCGGCGGCCCGCAGAAAGTGGGTGTGGCCGTGGCCGATTTGTTCACCGGCATGTACGCCACCGTCGGCATCCTGGCCGCGCTGCGCCACGCCGAGCGCACCGGTGAGGGCCAGCACCTTGACATGGCGCTGCTCGATACCCAGGTCGCCATGCTGGCCAACCTGGGCGCCAACTATCTGGTCAGCGACAGCGCACCCGGCCGCATGGGCAACGCGCACCAGAACATCGTGCCCTACCAGGTGTTCGAGGTCGCGCCCCGGCCCGATGGCGGCAAGGACTTCATCATCCTGGCGGTGGGCAACGACGGCCAGTACGCCAAATTCTGCGAGGTGGCCGGCCGGCCCGATCTGGCCAGCGACCCGCGCTACGTGAAAAACGCCGACCGTGTGCGCCACCGCGCCGATTTGGTGCCGCTGCTCGAAGCCGTGATGAAGACACGCCCCAAGGCCGACTGGCTGACGGCGCTGGAAGCCGCCAAGGTGCCCTGCGGCGCCATCAACAACCTGGATGAAGTGTTCGCCGACCCGCAGGTGCAGGCGCGCGGCATGGTCACGCGCTGGCAACACACGCTGCGGGCCGACCTGCCGCTGGTATCGAGCCCCATCAAGCTCGAAAAAACCCCCGTGCGCACCGGCCGCCCGCCGCCCATGCTGGGCCAGCACACCGACGAGGTGCTGGCCGAGCTGCTGGGCTTAGGCGTCACGCGGCTGGCGGCGCTGCGCGATCGGAAGATCATTTGA
- the ptsP gene encoding phosphoenolpyruvate--protein phosphotransferase: MTFAIHGLPVARGIAIGRAVLVASSRVDVAHYFIEAAQIPSEFERLRVARDAVIEELQRLQATMPRDAPPELAAMLDVHLMLLEDESMAYEIRRWIKERLYNAEWALTSQLEVLVRQFDEMEDEYLRERKADLEQVVERVLRHLKGAATPMAAAPPRAPRQHDLGLHDTQDVPLVLVAHDLSPADMLQFRKSVFAGFVTDVGGKTSHTAIVARSMDIPAVVGARSASQLVRQDDWVIIDGDAGVMIVDPSPIILAEYGYKQRQGELERGRLVRLKSTPAVTLDGQKIELLANIEQPGDTAAALAAGAVGVGLFRSEFLFMGREGKLPDEDEQYTAYRAALEGMQGLPVTIRTTDIGADKPLDDRRPDTHLNPALGLRAIRWSLSEPAMFLTQLRAILRAAAHGRVHLLIPMLAHAGEIRQTLELIGKARSQLDERGQVHGQVSLGAMIEIPAAALSLRLFLKHFDFLSIGTNDLIQYTLAIDRADESVAHLYDQLHPAVLRLLADTIAEGARRGKPVSVCGEMAGDTSVTRLLLGLGLRSFSMHPSQLLAVKQEILRADTAKLAAWARAVLESDEPAELLLG; this comes from the coding sequence GTGACCTTCGCCATCCACGGTCTGCCGGTGGCCCGCGGCATCGCCATTGGGCGCGCGGTGCTGGTGGCGTCCAGCCGGGTGGACGTGGCGCACTACTTCATCGAGGCGGCACAGATCCCGTCCGAATTCGAGCGCCTGCGCGTGGCGCGTGACGCCGTGATCGAGGAGCTGCAGCGCCTGCAGGCCACCATGCCGCGTGACGCGCCGCCCGAGCTGGCCGCCATGCTCGACGTGCACCTGATGCTGCTGGAAGACGAAAGCATGGCCTACGAGATCCGCCGCTGGATCAAGGAGCGCCTCTACAACGCCGAATGGGCGCTGACCAGCCAGCTCGAAGTGCTGGTGCGTCAGTTCGACGAGATGGAGGACGAATACCTGCGCGAGCGCAAGGCCGACCTGGAGCAGGTGGTCGAGCGCGTGCTGCGGCACCTCAAGGGCGCCGCCACCCCGATGGCCGCGGCGCCGCCGCGCGCGCCGCGCCAGCACGACCTGGGGCTGCACGACACGCAAGACGTGCCCCTGGTGCTGGTGGCGCACGACCTGTCGCCGGCCGACATGCTGCAGTTCAGAAAGAGCGTGTTCGCCGGCTTCGTCACCGACGTGGGCGGCAAGACCAGCCACACCGCCATCGTGGCGCGCAGCATGGACATCCCCGCCGTGGTGGGCGCTCGCTCGGCCAGCCAGCTGGTGCGGCAGGACGACTGGGTCATCATCGACGGCGACGCGGGCGTGATGATCGTCGACCCGTCGCCCATCATCCTGGCCGAATACGGCTACAAGCAGCGCCAGGGCGAGCTGGAGCGCGGCCGTCTGGTGCGCCTCAAGAGCACGCCGGCGGTGACGCTCGACGGCCAGAAGATCGAGCTGCTGGCCAACATCGAGCAGCCGGGCGACACCGCCGCCGCGCTGGCGGCCGGGGCCGTCGGCGTGGGGCTGTTCCGCTCCGAATTCCTCTTCATGGGGCGCGAAGGCAAGCTCCCGGACGAGGACGAGCAATACACCGCCTACCGCGCCGCGCTGGAAGGCATGCAGGGCCTGCCCGTCACCATCCGCACCACCGACATCGGCGCCGACAAGCCGCTGGACGACCGCCGCCCCGATACCCACCTGAACCCCGCGCTCGGCCTGCGCGCGATCCGCTGGAGCCTGTCGGAGCCGGCGATGTTTCTCACCCAGCTGCGCGCCATCCTGCGCGCGGCGGCGCACGGGCGCGTGCACCTGCTGATTCCGATGTTGGCGCACGCCGGCGAGATCCGCCAGACGCTGGAGCTGATCGGCAAGGCGCGCAGCCAGCTCGACGAGCGCGGCCAGGTGCACGGCCAGGTCAGCCTGGGCGCCATGATCGAGATCCCGGCGGCGGCGCTGTCGCTGCGCCTGTTCCTCAAACACTTCGACTTTCTGTCGATCGGCACCAACGACCTGATCCAGTACACGCTGGCCATCGACCGCGCCGACGAATCGGTGGCGCACCTGTACGACCAGCTGCACCCGGCCGTGCTGCGCCTGCTGGCCGATACCATCGCCGAAGGCGCGCGCCGAGGCAAGCCTGTCAGCGTGTGCGGCGAAATGGCCGGCGACACCAGCGTCACCCGCTTGCTGCTCGGGCTGGGGCTGCGCAGCTTCTCGATGCACCCGTCGCAGCTGCTGGCCGTCAAGCAGGAAATCCTGCGCGCCGACACGGCCAAGCTCGCGGCGTGGGCCCGCGCGGTGCTGGAGAGCGACGAGCCGGCCGAGCTGCTGCTGGGTTAG
- a CDS encoding HPr family phosphocarrier protein has translation MIKTDTTISNKLGLHARASAKLTKLAGSYPCEVWMSRGERRVNAKSIMGVMMLAAGIGSTVTIETDGAQEQEAMDALLALIADKFGEGE, from the coding sequence ATGATCAAGACCGACACGACCATCAGCAATAAGCTGGGCCTGCACGCCCGCGCCTCGGCCAAGCTCACCAAGCTGGCCGGCAGCTACCCGTGCGAGGTGTGGATGAGCCGCGGCGAGCGCCGCGTCAACGCCAAGAGCATCATGGGCGTGATGATGCTGGCCGCCGGTATCGGCAGCACCGTCACCATCGAGACCGACGGCGCGCAGGAGCAGGAGGCGATGGATGCCTTGTTGGCCTTGATCGCCGACAAATTTGGTGAAGGCGAGTGA
- a CDS encoding DMT family transporter: MTPRSHTTTANLLALATIALWASLAALGTALKHVPPFLLTGLGLLAGSVIALPLVRFDVRRLAVKPRALALGVYGLFGYHFLLFTALQLAPPVEANLVNYLWPLGIVLMAPLLLPGVRLTAAHVLAALAGLAGAAIAILGRGGAPGADAGGYPLAALGFAAAAGAAFIWSSYSLLTKRLSLTGQGFPTAAIGTFGLVSGLLSLGCHVLLEPAVALSAHDVLLIAALGLGPLGGAFFLWDAALKLGDARQIGVLSYLTPLLSTLILMLTTGRPLSWNIALATALILGAAVAGTRAR, translated from the coding sequence GTGACTCCGCGCTCGCACACCACCACCGCCAACCTGCTGGCCCTGGCCACCATCGCCCTGTGGGCCAGCCTGGCAGCGCTGGGCACGGCGCTCAAGCACGTGCCGCCATTTTTGCTCACCGGCCTGGGGCTGCTAGCGGGCAGCGTGATCGCGCTGCCGCTGGTGCGCTTCGACGTCCGGCGGCTGGCGGTGAAGCCGCGCGCGCTGGCGCTGGGCGTGTACGGGCTGTTCGGCTACCACTTTCTGCTCTTCACGGCGCTGCAGCTGGCGCCGCCGGTGGAAGCCAACCTGGTCAACTACCTGTGGCCGCTGGGCATCGTGCTGATGGCGCCGCTGTTGCTGCCCGGCGTGCGGCTGACGGCGGCACACGTGCTGGCGGCGTTGGCCGGGTTGGCGGGCGCGGCCATCGCCATCCTGGGGCGCGGCGGCGCGCCGGGCGCGGACGCTGGCGGCTACCCGCTGGCGGCGCTGGGCTTTGCGGCCGCGGCCGGCGCGGCCTTCATCTGGTCAAGTTATTCGCTGCTGACCAAGCGTTTGTCGCTGACCGGCCAAGGTTTTCCAACGGCGGCCATCGGCACGTTCGGGCTGGTGTCGGGCCTGCTCTCGCTGGGCTGCCATGTGCTGTTGGAACCGGCGGTGGCGCTGAGCGCGCACGACGTGCTGCTGATCGCCGCGCTGGGCCTGGGGCCATTGGGCGGCGCGTTTTTCTTGTGGGACGCGGCACTCAAGTTGGGCGACGCGCGGCAGATCGGCGTGCTGAGCTACCTGACGCCGCTGTTGTCGACGCTGATCCTGATGCTGACCACCGGCCGGCCACTGAGCTGGAACATCGCGCTGGCCACGGCGCTCATCCTGGGTGCGGCCGTGGCGGGCACGCGCGCCCGCTGA
- a CDS encoding transporter substrate-binding domain-containing protein: MNRFIPLATAVLVTALGAPVQAADTLAKVAGANKITVAYRESSVPFSYLAGAQQPIGFAVDITNAIVAEVKKQTGKASLEVGWQSVTSANRIPLLANGTIDLECGSTTNNTARAKDVDFAINHFYTGTRLLVKKGGGIQNYADLKGKKVAITTGTTNMQVVRRYNDEKNLGLEIVATKDHADAALLVETDRASAFAMDDILLFGLKANAKDPAALEVVGDSLQVEPYACMLRKDDPKFKALVDGVITGLMKSGEFEKLYAKWFTQPIPPRNQAIGLPMSQELKDNIKAPSDKPAT; this comes from the coding sequence ATGAACCGATTCATCCCCCTCGCCACCGCCGTGCTGGTCACGGCCCTGGGCGCCCCGGTGCAGGCCGCCGACACGCTGGCCAAGGTCGCCGGCGCCAACAAGATCACCGTGGCCTACCGCGAATCGTCGGTGCCCTTCAGCTACCTGGCCGGCGCGCAGCAGCCGATCGGCTTTGCCGTCGACATCACCAACGCCATCGTGGCCGAGGTGAAAAAACAGACCGGCAAGGCGAGCCTGGAAGTCGGCTGGCAATCCGTCACCTCGGCCAACCGCATCCCCTTGCTGGCCAACGGCACCATCGATCTGGAATGCGGCTCCACCACCAACAACACGGCGCGCGCCAAGGACGTGGATTTCGCCATCAACCATTTCTACACCGGCACTCGCCTGCTGGTGAAAAAGGGCGGCGGCATCCAGAACTACGCCGACCTGAAGGGCAAGAAAGTCGCCATCACCACCGGCACCACCAACATGCAGGTGGTGCGCCGCTACAACGACGAGAAAAACCTGGGGCTGGAAATCGTCGCCACCAAGGACCATGCCGACGCCGCGCTGCTGGTTGAAACCGACCGCGCCTCGGCCTTTGCGATGGACGACATTCTGCTGTTTGGCCTGAAAGCCAACGCCAAGGACCCGGCCGCGCTCGAGGTGGTAGGCGATTCGCTGCAAGTGGAGCCCTACGCCTGCATGCTGCGCAAGGACGACCCCAAGTTCAAGGCGCTGGTCGATGGCGTGATCACGGGCCTGATGAAGTCGGGCGAGTTTGAAAAGCTCTACGCCAAGTGGTTCACCCAGCCGATCCCGCCGCGCAACCAGGCCATCGGCTTGCCGATGAGCCAGGAGCTGAAGGACAACATCAAGGCGCCGTCGGACAAGCCGGCGACATGA
- a CDS encoding c-type cytochrome yields the protein MHRLIPATALLAAAVLATPAFAQFAKAEDAIEYRQGAFRVLGHHFGRLGAMANGKMPYNAATAAADGEVIAAVAKLPGTGFVPGSEAGHNTRALPALWKELPKVKELNDKMVAETGKLAVAAKSGNLDQLKAAFGPAAQTCKACHDDFRKK from the coding sequence ATGCACCGATTGATTCCCGCCACCGCGCTGCTGGCCGCCGCCGTCCTGGCCACGCCTGCTTTCGCGCAATTCGCCAAGGCCGAAGACGCCATCGAATACCGCCAGGGCGCCTTCCGCGTGCTCGGCCATCACTTCGGCCGGCTGGGCGCCATGGCCAACGGCAAGATGCCCTACAACGCCGCCACCGCCGCAGCCGATGGCGAGGTGATTGCCGCCGTCGCCAAGCTGCCGGGCACCGGTTTCGTGCCCGGTTCCGAAGCGGGGCACAACACCCGCGCGCTGCCTGCCCTGTGGAAAGAGCTGCCCAAGGTCAAGGAGCTGAACGACAAGATGGTGGCCGAAACCGGCAAGCTGGCCGTGGCCGCCAAAAGCGGCAACCTGGATCAGCTGAAAGCCGCTTTCGGCCCCGCCGCGCAGACCTGCAAGGCGTGCCACGACGACTTCAGGAAAAAGTGA
- a CDS encoding acyltransferase family protein, with product MSERRIFGLDALRAYAIIAVVYGHAFELIKAHIPKEFIFIYWWPVWDGVTLFFVLSGFLIGRIIITTCENNQTTFRELMNFWILRWSRTLPPYFIILTALLLIDPSKNTPSDWYKYYLFLQNFNWPHPDFFGEGWSLAVEEWFYIITPIVFWTIYRSHKQARIKALAYILLSIFIIELYRLFLYQNLQINNFEQWGTHLRTVVLTRLDSIMFGVLAAYIYHRHHGFWKKYKYPSLITGIIALFADKIIFFGTFGSPIGTLYLSAINLILTPFAFALLLPYFCSLTPSPKNMWARLTVKSIEFTSKISYSLYLVNHALVRDGIFNELFPSTQQSKQSDLHGASLIYLCYFFASFLIAYLLWAIVERPIMKERQKFKARIHSKQVNHGEPSSC from the coding sequence GTGAGTGAGCGAAGAATTTTCGGACTTGATGCATTAAGGGCATACGCCATAATAGCAGTGGTTTATGGTCATGCTTTTGAACTGATAAAGGCACACATCCCCAAAGAATTCATTTTTATCTATTGGTGGCCGGTATGGGATGGGGTCACTCTATTTTTTGTTCTGAGCGGATTCTTGATCGGCAGAATCATCATCACGACATGCGAAAATAACCAGACAACTTTTCGTGAATTAATGAATTTTTGGATCTTGCGCTGGTCCAGAACCCTCCCCCCTTATTTCATTATATTAACAGCCCTACTGCTCATCGATCCGAGCAAAAATACACCAAGCGATTGGTACAAATATTATTTATTTCTACAGAATTTCAACTGGCCACACCCGGATTTTTTTGGCGAGGGCTGGAGCCTGGCTGTAGAAGAGTGGTTTTACATCATCACGCCCATCGTGTTTTGGACCATATACCGAAGTCACAAACAAGCAAGAATCAAAGCTTTAGCTTATATTTTGCTTTCAATCTTCATCATCGAACTGTATCGCCTTTTCCTATATCAAAACCTTCAAATCAATAATTTCGAGCAATGGGGCACACATTTAAGAACCGTGGTACTGACGCGCCTTGACAGCATCATGTTTGGTGTTCTGGCGGCATACATATACCATCGGCATCACGGCTTTTGGAAAAAATATAAATACCCCTCATTAATCACCGGCATTATCGCACTTTTCGCAGACAAGATTATATTCTTCGGCACGTTTGGGAGCCCGATTGGGACCTTGTATCTTAGTGCCATAAACCTAATCTTGACACCTTTTGCCTTTGCCTTGCTGCTGCCCTATTTCTGCTCGTTAACACCCAGCCCCAAGAACATGTGGGCGCGCCTTACCGTAAAATCAATCGAATTTACCAGCAAGATATCCTACTCGCTGTACTTGGTGAACCACGCTCTGGTGAGGGACGGAATATTCAATGAGCTTTTCCCCTCGACACAGCAATCAAAACAATCCGATTTGCATGGCGCATCATTAATTTATTTGTGTTACTTTTTTGCGTCGTTTTTGATTGCTTATTTATTATGGGCGATTGTTGAGCGCCCCATCATGAAAGAACGGCAAAAATTCAAGGCCAGAATCCATAGCAAGCAGGTCAACCATGGAGAACCTTCATCCTGCTGA
- a CDS encoding peroxiredoxin, with the protein MIKVGDSLPAVTLSEYSEVEGSGCSIGPNPVDVQKAAAGKTIAVFAVPGAFTPTCSAKHVPGYLQNHDALKAAGVDEIWCLSVNDPFVMGAWARDQKTGGKLRMLADGDAAFAKATGLTLDLNGKGLGLRSNRYSMLVRDGKVATLNVEAPGKFEVSDGATLLAQAQSA; encoded by the coding sequence ATGATCAAAGTCGGAGATTCCCTGCCTGCCGTCACCTTGTCCGAGTATTCCGAAGTCGAGGGCAGCGGCTGCAGCATCGGCCCCAACCCGGTCGACGTGCAAAAAGCCGCCGCCGGCAAAACCATCGCTGTGTTTGCCGTGCCGGGCGCTTTCACGCCGACCTGCTCGGCCAAGCATGTGCCCGGCTATTTGCAGAACCACGACGCGCTGAAGGCCGCGGGCGTGGATGAAATCTGGTGCCTGTCGGTCAACGATCCCTTTGTCATGGGTGCCTGGGCACGCGATCAGAAGACCGGCGGCAAGCTGCGCATGCTGGCCGACGGCGATGCCGCCTTTGCCAAGGCCACGGGCCTGACGCTCGATCTGAACGGCAAGGGCCTGGGCCTGCGCAGCAACCGCTATTCGATGCTGGTCAGGGACGGCAAGGTCGCCACCCTCAACGTCGAGGCGCCCGGCAAATTTGAGGTGAGCGATGGCGCCACCTTGCTGGCCCAGGCGCAGTCAGCCTGA
- a CDS encoding MFS transporter produces MSAPQDILSRRAAITVFLAFAGAYFLSALLRAVTATLSPVLTAEFNLHARDLGLLAGGYFLGFAAMQLPLGAWLDRHGPRKVNVALLALAVCGCAVFALAGGFAALLTARVLMGMGVAACLMAPLTGYRRWLRPAMQLRANSWMLMTGSLGMLASTLPVQWLLPLVGWRPLFWGLAALLLLAMAVIALTVPGWRQDAMKTEASRAEQSSASGSKDSYGEIARNAYFRRASPLGMVCFGGMVAIQSLWAGPWLTQVAGQTPLHAATGLFWINLGMLITFWSWGLWMPRMAARGIHVDTMVARVQPLSFVALAALVALGPAAGGWSFALLALYCVLSTPSAQVQPVVAMAFAPHLAGRALSAYNLVIFAGIFMVQWGIGLGADAFESLGWPPAAALRGAMGVFGVISLACWARFAYAARR; encoded by the coding sequence ATGAGCGCGCCCCAGGACATCCTCTCGCGCCGCGCCGCGATCACCGTCTTTCTGGCCTTTGCCGGTGCGTATTTTCTGTCGGCGCTGCTGCGCGCTGTCACGGCCACGCTGTCGCCGGTGCTGACGGCCGAGTTCAACCTGCACGCGCGCGACCTGGGCCTGCTGGCGGGCGGTTACTTTCTCGGCTTTGCCGCCATGCAGCTGCCGCTGGGCGCCTGGCTGGACCGCCACGGGCCGCGCAAGGTCAACGTCGCCCTGCTGGCGCTGGCGGTGTGCGGCTGCGCGGTGTTTGCGCTGGCCGGCGGCTTTGCCGCGCTGCTGACGGCGCGCGTGCTGATGGGCATGGGCGTGGCCGCTTGCCTGATGGCGCCGCTGACCGGCTACCGGCGCTGGCTGCGCCCCGCGATGCAGCTGCGCGCCAACTCGTGGATGCTGATGACCGGCTCGCTCGGCATGCTGGCGTCAACGCTGCCGGTGCAGTGGCTGCTGCCGCTGGTAGGTTGGCGGCCGCTGTTCTGGGGGCTGGCGGCGCTTTTGCTGCTGGCCATGGCGGTGATCGCGCTCACAGTGCCCGGCTGGCGCCAGGATGCTATGAAAACAGAAGCTTCTCGCGCTGAACAGTCAAGCGCTAGCGGCTCAAAAGACTCATATGGCGAGATTGCCCGAAATGCCTACTTTCGCCGTGCCTCGCCGCTGGGCATGGTGTGTTTTGGCGGCATGGTGGCCATTCAGTCCTTGTGGGCCGGCCCGTGGCTGACGCAGGTGGCGGGCCAGACGCCGCTGCACGCCGCCACCGGCCTGTTCTGGATCAACCTGGGCATGCTGATCACCTTCTGGAGCTGGGGCCTGTGGATGCCGCGCATGGCCGCGCGCGGCATCCATGTCGACACCATGGTGGCGCGCGTGCAGCCGCTCAGTTTCGTGGCGCTGGCCGCACTGGTGGCGCTGGGGCCGGCGGCGGGCGGCTGGAGCTTTGCGCTGCTGGCGCTGTATTGCGTGCTGAGCACGCCGTCGGCGCAGGTGCAGCCGGTGGTGGCCATGGCGTTTGCGCCGCATCTGGCGGGGCGGGCGCTGTCGGCCTACAACCTGGTGATCTTCGCCGGCATCTTCATGGTGCAGTGGGGCATCGGCCTGGGGGCCGACGCGTTCGAATCGCTCGGCTGGCCACCGGCGGCGGCGCTGCGCGGCGCGATGGGCGTGTTTGGCGTCATCAGCCTGGCGTGCTGGGCCCGCTTTGCATACGCCGCGCGCCGATAA